Proteins encoded in a region of the Pelmatolapia mariae isolate MD_Pm_ZW linkage group LG6, Pm_UMD_F_2, whole genome shotgun sequence genome:
- the ldb1b gene encoding LIM domain-binding protein 1b isoform X2, with translation MSVGGCACPGCSSKSFKLYSPKEPPNGSTFPPFHPGTMLDRDVGPTPMYPPTYLEPGIGRHTPYGNQTDYRIYELNKRLQNWTEECDNLWWDAFTTEFFEDDAMLTITFCLEDGPKRYTIGRTLIPRYFRSIFEGGATELYYVLKHPKESFHNNFVSLDCDQCTMVTQNGKPMFTQVCVEGRLYLEFMFDDMMRIKTWHFSIRQHRELIPRSILAMHAQDSQMLDQLSKNITRCGLSNSTLNYLRLCVILEPMQELMSRHKTYSLSPRDCLKTCLFQKWQRMVAPPAEPSRQAPNKRRKRRMSGGSTISGGGGTNNNNNNKKKSPGSGFPLSSQVPDVMVVGEPTLMGGEFGDEDERLITRLENTQFDAANGIDDEDSFNNSPALGSNSPWNNKAPSSQESKSDNPTSQASQ, from the exons GCTGTTCCTCCAAGTCGTTCAAGCTGTACTCCCCCAAGGAGCCCCCCAACGGTAGCACTTTCCCCCCTTTCCACCCCGGCACCATGCTGGACAGAGACGTGGG CCCCACTCCAATGTACCCTCCCACATACCTGGAGCCAGGAATAGG GAGGCACACACCATATGGCAACCAGACAGACTACAGAATATATGAGCTCAACAAACGACTACAGAACTGGACAGAG GAGTGTGACAACCTGTGGTGGGATGCATTTACTACAGAGTTCTTTGAGGACGATGCCATGCTGACCATTACTTTCTGTCTGGAGGATGGACCCAAACGTTACA CAATTGGCCGGACGTTAATCCCGAGGTACTTCCGGAGTATATTTGAGGGCGGTGCCACTGAGCTCTACTATGTACTGAAACATCCCAAGGAGTCCTTCCACAATAACTTTGTCTCCCTCGACTGTGATCAGTGCACTATGGTCACACAGAATGGAAAACCCATGTTCACACAG GTGTGTGTAGAAGGGCGCTTGTACCTGGAGTTCATGTTTGACGACATGATGAGGATAAAGACGTGGCACTTCAGTATCCGACAACACCGTGAACTCATTCCTCGTAGTATACTGGCCATGCAT GCCCAAGACTCTCAGATGCTGGACCAGCTGTCCAAAAACATAACAAGATGTGGCCTGTCGAACTCCACCCTCAACTACCTCCGA CTGTGTGTGATTCTGGAGCCCATGCAGGAGCTGATGTCCAGACACAAGACCTACAGCCTCAGCCCCAGAGACTGCCTCAAGACCTGTCTGTTCCAGAAATGGCAGAGGATGGTGGCACCACCCG CTGAGCCATCAAGACAAGCCCCTAACAAACGGCGGAAGCGTAGGATGTCAGGCGGCAGCACCAtcagtggaggaggaggaactaacaataacaacaacaacaaaaagaagagCCCTGGTAGTGGCTTCCCACTGTCCAGCCAAGTTCCG GATGTGATGGTGGTGGGAGAGCCCACTCTGATGGGAGGGGAGTTCGGCGACGAGGATGAGCGCCTGATCACACGGCTGGAGAACACACAGTTCGACGCTGCCAATGGCATAGATGATGAGGACAGCTTCAACAACTCTCCGGCGCTGGGCTCCAACTCGCCTTGGAACAACAAGGCTCCTTCCAGCCAGGAGAGCAAGAGCGACAACCCCACCTCACAGGCATCACAGTAG
- the ldb1b gene encoding LIM domain-binding protein 1b isoform X3, with translation MLDRDVGPTPMYPPTYLEPGIGRHTPYGNQTDYRIYELNKRLQNWTEECDNLWWDAFTTEFFEDDAMLTITFCLEDGPKRYTIGRTLIPRYFRSIFEGGATELYYVLKHPKESFHNNFVSLDCDQCTMVTQNGKPMFTQVCVEGRLYLEFMFDDMMRIKTWHFSIRQHRELIPRSILAMHAQDSQMLDQLSKNITRCGLSNSTLNYLRLCVILEPMQELMSRHKTYSLSPRDCLKTCLFQKWQRMVAPPAEPSRQAPNKRRKRRMSGGSTISGGGGTNNNNNNKKKSPGSGFPLSSQVPDVMVVGEPTLMGGEFGDEDERLITRLENTQFDAANGIDDEDSFNNSPALGSNSPWNNKAPSSQESKSDNPTSQASQ, from the exons ATGCTGGACAGAGACGTGGG CCCCACTCCAATGTACCCTCCCACATACCTGGAGCCAGGAATAGG GAGGCACACACCATATGGCAACCAGACAGACTACAGAATATATGAGCTCAACAAACGACTACAGAACTGGACAGAG GAGTGTGACAACCTGTGGTGGGATGCATTTACTACAGAGTTCTTTGAGGACGATGCCATGCTGACCATTACTTTCTGTCTGGAGGATGGACCCAAACGTTACA CAATTGGCCGGACGTTAATCCCGAGGTACTTCCGGAGTATATTTGAGGGCGGTGCCACTGAGCTCTACTATGTACTGAAACATCCCAAGGAGTCCTTCCACAATAACTTTGTCTCCCTCGACTGTGATCAGTGCACTATGGTCACACAGAATGGAAAACCCATGTTCACACAG GTGTGTGTAGAAGGGCGCTTGTACCTGGAGTTCATGTTTGACGACATGATGAGGATAAAGACGTGGCACTTCAGTATCCGACAACACCGTGAACTCATTCCTCGTAGTATACTGGCCATGCAT GCCCAAGACTCTCAGATGCTGGACCAGCTGTCCAAAAACATAACAAGATGTGGCCTGTCGAACTCCACCCTCAACTACCTCCGA CTGTGTGTGATTCTGGAGCCCATGCAGGAGCTGATGTCCAGACACAAGACCTACAGCCTCAGCCCCAGAGACTGCCTCAAGACCTGTCTGTTCCAGAAATGGCAGAGGATGGTGGCACCACCCG CTGAGCCATCAAGACAAGCCCCTAACAAACGGCGGAAGCGTAGGATGTCAGGCGGCAGCACCAtcagtggaggaggaggaactaacaataacaacaacaacaaaaagaagagCCCTGGTAGTGGCTTCCCACTGTCCAGCCAAGTTCCG GATGTGATGGTGGTGGGAGAGCCCACTCTGATGGGAGGGGAGTTCGGCGACGAGGATGAGCGCCTGATCACACGGCTGGAGAACACACAGTTCGACGCTGCCAATGGCATAGATGATGAGGACAGCTTCAACAACTCTCCGGCGCTGGGCTCCAACTCGCCTTGGAACAACAAGGCTCCTTCCAGCCAGGAGAGCAAGAGCGACAACCCCACCTCACAGGCATCACAGTAG
- the ldb1b gene encoding LIM domain-binding protein 1b isoform X1, with product MAMSEQLESEGGCSSKSFKLYSPKEPPNGSTFPPFHPGTMLDRDVGPTPMYPPTYLEPGIGRHTPYGNQTDYRIYELNKRLQNWTEECDNLWWDAFTTEFFEDDAMLTITFCLEDGPKRYTIGRTLIPRYFRSIFEGGATELYYVLKHPKESFHNNFVSLDCDQCTMVTQNGKPMFTQVCVEGRLYLEFMFDDMMRIKTWHFSIRQHRELIPRSILAMHAQDSQMLDQLSKNITRCGLSNSTLNYLRLCVILEPMQELMSRHKTYSLSPRDCLKTCLFQKWQRMVAPPAEPSRQAPNKRRKRRMSGGSTISGGGGTNNNNNNKKKSPGSGFPLSSQVPDVMVVGEPTLMGGEFGDEDERLITRLENTQFDAANGIDDEDSFNNSPALGSNSPWNNKAPSSQESKSDNPTSQASQ from the exons ATGGCGATGTCAGAACAGCTAGAGTCTGAAGGAG GCTGTTCCTCCAAGTCGTTCAAGCTGTACTCCCCCAAGGAGCCCCCCAACGGTAGCACTTTCCCCCCTTTCCACCCCGGCACCATGCTGGACAGAGACGTGGG CCCCACTCCAATGTACCCTCCCACATACCTGGAGCCAGGAATAGG GAGGCACACACCATATGGCAACCAGACAGACTACAGAATATATGAGCTCAACAAACGACTACAGAACTGGACAGAG GAGTGTGACAACCTGTGGTGGGATGCATTTACTACAGAGTTCTTTGAGGACGATGCCATGCTGACCATTACTTTCTGTCTGGAGGATGGACCCAAACGTTACA CAATTGGCCGGACGTTAATCCCGAGGTACTTCCGGAGTATATTTGAGGGCGGTGCCACTGAGCTCTACTATGTACTGAAACATCCCAAGGAGTCCTTCCACAATAACTTTGTCTCCCTCGACTGTGATCAGTGCACTATGGTCACACAGAATGGAAAACCCATGTTCACACAG GTGTGTGTAGAAGGGCGCTTGTACCTGGAGTTCATGTTTGACGACATGATGAGGATAAAGACGTGGCACTTCAGTATCCGACAACACCGTGAACTCATTCCTCGTAGTATACTGGCCATGCAT GCCCAAGACTCTCAGATGCTGGACCAGCTGTCCAAAAACATAACAAGATGTGGCCTGTCGAACTCCACCCTCAACTACCTCCGA CTGTGTGTGATTCTGGAGCCCATGCAGGAGCTGATGTCCAGACACAAGACCTACAGCCTCAGCCCCAGAGACTGCCTCAAGACCTGTCTGTTCCAGAAATGGCAGAGGATGGTGGCACCACCCG CTGAGCCATCAAGACAAGCCCCTAACAAACGGCGGAAGCGTAGGATGTCAGGCGGCAGCACCAtcagtggaggaggaggaactaacaataacaacaacaacaaaaagaagagCCCTGGTAGTGGCTTCCCACTGTCCAGCCAAGTTCCG GATGTGATGGTGGTGGGAGAGCCCACTCTGATGGGAGGGGAGTTCGGCGACGAGGATGAGCGCCTGATCACACGGCTGGAGAACACACAGTTCGACGCTGCCAATGGCATAGATGATGAGGACAGCTTCAACAACTCTCCGGCGCTGGGCTCCAACTCGCCTTGGAACAACAAGGCTCCTTCCAGCCAGGAGAGCAAGAGCGACAACCCCACCTCACAGGCATCACAGTAG